From a single Mycolicibacterium mengxianglii genomic region:
- a CDS encoding zinc-dependent alcohol dehydrogenase family protein: protein MPLAVRFHTLGGPEVLELEEVEVPPPGNGEVRIRTRALGLNRAEAMFRTGDYLDDPVLPQGLGYEAAGVVESIGPEVTGFSVGDAVSVIPAFKMTDYAVHGELVLAPARAVVKHPTHLSWEEAASIWMQFITAYGGLIDLAELRRGDVVVIQAASSSVGLAAIQIANMVGARPIALTRTGAKRAQLMAAGASAVIATQDEDITERLDELTGGVGVQVIFDPVGGPILTRLVEAAAAYANVIIYGALDDEPTQLPVLPLIGKRITIRGFNMFDVTWDPSRLERAVTFVRDGLESGALKPTIDVVFELSEIVAAFKHLESNGQVGKVVITVPEVNAA from the coding sequence ATGCCCCTCGCCGTACGCTTTCACACACTCGGAGGCCCGGAAGTGCTGGAACTCGAAGAAGTCGAAGTTCCGCCGCCGGGTAACGGTGAAGTACGGATCCGCACCCGGGCGTTGGGACTCAACCGCGCCGAAGCGATGTTTCGGACCGGCGATTATCTGGACGATCCGGTGCTTCCGCAGGGTCTCGGATATGAGGCTGCGGGGGTGGTGGAATCGATCGGTCCCGAGGTGACCGGCTTTTCCGTCGGCGATGCGGTCAGCGTCATTCCCGCGTTCAAGATGACAGATTATGCGGTTCACGGCGAGCTCGTCTTGGCGCCGGCGCGTGCGGTGGTCAAGCACCCAACCCATCTTTCATGGGAAGAGGCCGCTTCGATTTGGATGCAGTTCATCACCGCCTACGGTGGCCTGATCGACCTCGCGGAGCTACGCCGCGGCGATGTGGTGGTCATTCAGGCCGCCTCCAGCAGCGTGGGGCTTGCCGCCATTCAGATCGCCAACATGGTCGGCGCCCGGCCGATCGCGCTGACCAGGACCGGGGCGAAACGTGCCCAACTCATGGCGGCGGGGGCTTCGGCCGTCATCGCCACGCAGGACGAAGACATCACCGAGCGCCTCGATGAACTCACCGGCGGGGTCGGCGTCCAGGTCATCTTCGACCCGGTAGGTGGGCCGATCCTGACCCGTCTCGTCGAAGCTGCTGCCGCGTATGCCAACGTCATCATCTACGGTGCGCTTGACGACGAACCGACACAGTTGCCGGTGCTGCCGCTGATCGGCAAGCGCATCACAATCCGTGGCTTCAACATGTTCGACGTGACGTGGGACCCGAGCCGGTTGGAGCGAGCTGTCACCTTTGTCCGCGACGGCCTCGAATCCGGGGCACTCAAGCCCACGATCGACGTGGTCTTCGAACTGAGCGAGATCGTGGCTGCGTTCAAACACCTCGAGTCCAACGGGCAGGTCGGAAAAGTTGTCATCACTGTGCCGGAGGTGAATGCCGCCTGA
- a CDS encoding SDR family NAD(P)-dependent oxidoreductase, with translation MTTSSRPIAVVTGASSGIGEQYARRYAREGFDLVLVARSEKVLQSLAVELAAAHQIYVDVHSADLADPEAVAILVKKLTSELPRVDHLVNCAGAAMNGDLANADEAALQQMIALNITALTLLTRAAIIRMRAAGTGTIVNVASAAGYQPMPHMAAYSASKSYVLMFTEAMYEENRRYGLRIFAVAPGDTDTPMSTRAKNARKPEQVVDTTWGAMSGHAPSVVDGAANRILIMLLDRVVPKRLGLRVAERMFRDVA, from the coding sequence ATGACTACTTCCTCCCGCCCGATCGCCGTTGTCACCGGAGCCAGCTCCGGCATCGGCGAGCAGTACGCCCGGCGCTATGCCCGCGAGGGCTTCGACCTGGTGCTCGTCGCCCGCTCGGAGAAGGTGCTGCAGTCCCTGGCCGTCGAGCTGGCCGCAGCACACCAGATCTACGTCGACGTCCACTCCGCGGATCTCGCCGACCCCGAAGCTGTGGCGATCCTGGTGAAGAAGCTGACCTCAGAGCTCCCGCGCGTCGATCACCTCGTCAACTGCGCAGGCGCCGCCATGAACGGTGACCTCGCCAACGCCGACGAGGCGGCGCTGCAGCAGATGATCGCCCTCAACATCACTGCACTCACATTGCTGACGCGCGCCGCGATCATCCGGATGCGTGCGGCGGGTACGGGAACCATCGTCAATGTCGCGAGCGCGGCCGGCTATCAGCCGATGCCGCACATGGCGGCGTATTCGGCGTCGAAGTCCTACGTCTTGATGTTCACGGAGGCGATGTACGAGGAGAACCGCCGGTACGGCCTGCGCATCTTCGCCGTCGCTCCCGGTGACACCGATACGCCCATGAGCACGCGAGCCAAGAACGCCAGAAAACCGGAACAGGTTGTCGATACGACCTGGGGGGCGATGTCGGGCCATGCCCCGTCGGTGGTCGACGGTGCCGCCAACAGAATCCTGATCATGCTGTTGGATCGGGTGGTCCCCAAGCGGCTCGGATTGCGCGTCGCCGAGAGGATGTTCCGCGACGTGGCGTGA
- a CDS encoding TetR/AcrR family transcriptional regulator, producing MVALRSDAARNRARILEAARDLANRSETLALNAVAQAAGVGVGTVYRHFTTVEELEETLVWERFDELAEILDSTGPTHLERVLTAHFALLVEDVLFERVTSRANPALEQTTALITELTDRMAKLMDRARAEGALRDDIDAAGVLTLVCGVARAARTADLAAEGPQAQLLLRVVLDGLGTRPT from the coding sequence ATGGTTGCTCTGCGCAGTGACGCTGCCCGCAACCGCGCTCGCATCCTCGAGGCGGCGCGCGACCTTGCAAACCGCAGCGAGACGCTGGCGCTGAATGCGGTTGCCCAAGCCGCCGGGGTAGGCGTGGGGACGGTCTATCGGCACTTCACGACGGTGGAAGAGCTGGAGGAAACCCTTGTCTGGGAGCGGTTCGACGAGCTCGCCGAAATTCTGGACAGCACAGGTCCGACGCACCTCGAACGGGTGCTTACGGCGCATTTCGCACTGCTGGTTGAGGACGTACTTTTTGAGAGGGTGACCTCGCGGGCCAACCCGGCACTCGAGCAGACCACGGCGCTGATCACCGAGCTCACTGACCGAATGGCGAAGTTGATGGATCGGGCCCGCGCCGAAGGTGCTCTACGCGACGATATCGATGCGGCGGGGGTGCTGACGCTTGTGTGTGGCGTTGCGCGCGCTGCGCGCACCGCCGACCTCGCGGCCGAGGGCCCGCAGGCTCAACTTCTCCTGCGCGTAGTGCTCGACGGGTTGGGTACGCGGCCTACCTGA
- a CDS encoding sigma-70 family RNA polymerase sigma factor, translated as MHYETGQFDATRPSRHRRARSGAERRHFGGALRFRSRPLRADLLRSAYRYTRHKHDAEDLVQETYARAWMNYESYEQGTNIRAWMSRIMVNIWMNAHRKSTRRVQETLAGSFTEQDYFAGVLSATPSAEDVALQGQTDDAVKQCFGALPSGFQSVVFYADVCQYPLKDVAEIACIPLGTAMSRRHRAHRRLRAALISSGHQRRAETDAGSRPGPDGGEDVVSP; from the coding sequence ATTCACTACGAAACAGGGCAATTCGATGCTACCCGTCCTTCAAGGCACCGTCGCGCGCGAAGCGGTGCAGAACGCCGCCACTTCGGAGGTGCGCTTCGCTTCCGAAGCCGCCCCCTACGTGCGGATCTACTCCGCTCCGCATACCGCTACACCCGCCACAAACACGACGCCGAGGACCTCGTTCAGGAGACCTACGCCAGAGCATGGATGAACTACGAATCGTATGAGCAGGGAACAAACATCCGCGCGTGGATGTCCCGCATCATGGTGAACATCTGGATGAATGCGCATCGGAAATCAACACGGCGGGTACAGGAAACGCTTGCCGGGTCCTTCACGGAACAGGACTACTTCGCCGGGGTTCTCTCCGCCACGCCATCAGCAGAAGACGTGGCATTACAGGGTCAAACCGACGATGCCGTCAAGCAGTGCTTCGGGGCGTTGCCATCAGGGTTCCAGTCAGTCGTCTTCTACGCGGACGTCTGCCAGTATCCCTTGAAAGATGTCGCAGAAATCGCGTGTATCCCGCTCGGAACGGCGATGTCTCGCCGCCACCGGGCGCACCGTCGACTCCGCGCAGCACTCATCTCGAGCGGTCACCAGCGTCGCGCAGAGACGGACGCCGGCTCCCGGCCGGGTCCGGATGGGGGCGAAGACGTTGTTTCGCCGTGA